One Miscanthus floridulus cultivar M001 chromosome 11, ASM1932011v1, whole genome shotgun sequence DNA window includes the following coding sequences:
- the LOC136493800 gene encoding uncharacterized protein, protein MRPPPPANPLRGATSGSSDSPIEVCDMPQGGPWSRMVSGEFEIDDIGISPNQPSAPKKKAIRAANYSLDEDIQLCESWENISLDPITGNEQPGKAYWKRIHDNFHANKKFASDRNANSLEHRWATIHKECQKFQGLYDEVERRHPSGVPYQEHLLEAQKLYAGGKKKQGFPFLHCWQMIRHSEKFVPPVTNKRPRESNSPPGTVDVFDLEDGESNKSQTPDSAMPSSKRPMGRKQAKEKLKKGGEQMDYSLIEKFLSDKEKVREDRWQENKMMHERRLALEERKIANEEDKTLWEKEQKIMFCDLEKLDPSQKTYVIAMRAQIAAQKMATFNSAFAGSNGGHEASGGEI, encoded by the exons ATGCGACCACCGCCCCCTGCGAATCCCCTGCGAGGCGCAACCTCCGGCTCCAGCGACTCTCCCATCGAAG TTTGTGATATGCCGCAGGGAGGTCCTTGGTCACGGATGGTTTCCGGCGAATTTGAGATTGATGACATTGGAATTTCACCTAATCAACCTAGTGCACCAAAGAAGAAGGCAATCCGTGCTGCTAACTACTCTCTGGATGAAGACATCCAATTGTGTGAATCTTGGGAGAACATAAGTTTGGATCCTATCACTGGAAATGAGCAACCTGGCAAGGCCTATTGGAAGCGAATTCATGATAACTTTCATGCGAACAAAAAATTTGCATCTGATAGGAATGCGAACTCTCTTGAGCATCGGTGGGCGACAATTCACAAAGAGTGCCAGAAGTTTCAAGGTTTATATGATGAGGTTGAGCGCCGCCATCCTAGTGGAGTGCCATACCAGGAACAT TTGCTAGAAGCTCAAAAATTATATGCTGGTGGAAAGAAGAAGCAGGGCTTTCCTTTCCTTCATTGTTGGCAGATGATTAGGCATAGCGAGAAGTTTGTGCCCCCTGTCACCAACAAAAGGCCTAGGGAAAGCAATTCACCACCAGGAACAGTGGATGTGTTTGATCTAGAAGATGGTGAGAGTAATAAGAGCCAAACCCCTGACTCTGCTATGCCTAGCAGTAAAAGGCCTATGGGGAGGAAGCAAGCTAAGGAGAAGCTGAAGAAAGGAGGAGAACAAATGGATTATAGCTTGATAGAGAAATTTCTTTCAGACAAAGAGAAAGTTAGAGAGGATAGGTGGCAAGAGAACAAGATGATGCATGAGCGCAGATTAGCACTTGAAGAGCGCAAGATTGCAAATGAGGAGGACAAAACGCTATGGGAGAAAGAACAAAAGATTATGTTTTGTGACCTTGAGAAATTAGACCCCTCCCAGAAGACATATGTGATAGCAATGAGGGCTCAGATTGCAGCACAAAAGATGGCGACCTTTAACAGCGCTTTTGCTGGTAGCAATGGAGGACATGAAGCTAGTGGTGGAGAAATTTGA